One window of the Onychostoma macrolepis isolate SWU-2019 chromosome 21, ASM1243209v1, whole genome shotgun sequence genome contains the following:
- the miga2 gene encoding mitoguardin 2 isoform X1 → MSIRSAEGVSIMQALAMTVAEIPVFLYSTFGQSIFSQLKLSPSLKKVLFATALGSVALALTAHQLKRRGRKRKQTVNKEAQKPVGIPEQLLRTSRPASLKRGPVPGRQMMSPSTRSNDTLSGVSSLAQSKHSSSSHSIASMRVPSSPNQSVNTGMPWEAEPVAEELGVGEDANAENLYLMGMELFEEALRKWELALNIRHRAHSCASGSDSPAPQGSELVEHHSPELHNHKFAEKLESLLHRAYHLQEDFGSTIPPDSLLADLESEATLILPTLGSSHPIQDDDAMTVTSDDSFFSAAELFETFSLEDTYHPLKPAALYEEALSLVKDGSVACRSLRTELLECYSDQDFLAKLHCVRQAFQVLLLDETHRMFFMDTGKQMILGLLAKANKSPKAFLESYEDMLQYTKREETWPVTKMELEGRGVVCMNFFDIVLDFILMDAFEDLESPPTSVVAVLRNRWLSDSFKETALATACWSVLKAKRRLLMVPDGFIAHFYAISEHVSPILAFGFLGPRQHLSEVCTVFKQQIVQYLKDMFDHDKVRFTSVPSLAEDILSLSHRRAEILVGYLGIDSLPETNGALPKSSCQANSGHPDASGQQD, encoded by the exons ATGTCAATCAGAAGCGCTGAGGGCGTGTCTATCATGCAGGCCTTAGCCATGACCGTGGCTGAGATACCTGTGTTCCTGTATTCCACCTTTGGACAG TCTATATTCTCTCAGCTGAAGTTGAGCCCTAGTCTGAAGAAGGTGCTGTTCGCCACGGCTCTGGGCAGCGTTGCTCTGGCACTGACCGCGCATCAGTTAAAGAGACGGGGCAGGAAGAGGAAGCAGACAGTCAATAAAGAAGCACAGAAACCCGTGGGCATCCCAGAACAGCTGCTCCGAACCAGCCGGCCAGCCTCGCTCAAGAGAG GTCCGGTTCCAGGGCGTCAGATGATGAGTCCCAGCACCCGCAGTAATGACACTCTCAGCGGCGTCTCGTCTCTCGCACAGAGCAAACACTCGAGCTCTTCACACAGCATCGCCTCT ATGCGAGTTCCCTCCTCTCCCAACCAATCAGTGAACACTGGGATGCCGTGGGAGGCGGAGCCAGTGGCAGAGGAGCTGGGAGTCGGAGAGGATGCCAATGCTGAGAACCTCTAtctcatgg GGATGGAGCTGTTTGAGGAAGCCCTGCGCAAGTGGGAACTGGCTTTAAACATCAGACACAGAGCTCATTCCTGTGCATCTGGGTCAGACAGTCCCGCCCCGCAAGGATCAGAACTCGTGGAGCACCATTCG CCTGAGCTTCACAATCATAAGTTTGCGGAGAAGCTTGAGTCTCTGCTGCACCGAGCCTATCACCTGCAGGAAGACTTCGGCAGCACCATACCGCCTGACAGCCTCCTCGCTGACCTGG AGAGTGAAGCAACCCTGATTCTGCCCACACTAGGGAGTTCCCATCCCATCCAAGACGATGATGCCATGACAGTCACTTCAGACGACTCGTTTTTCTCTGCTGCTGAG CTGTTTGAGACGTTCTCTCTAGAGGACACGTATCATCCGCTGAAGCCGGCAGCTCTGTATGAAGAAGCCCTGAGTTTGGTGAAGGATGGAAGCGTGGCCTGCAGATCACTGAG AACCGAACTTCTGGAGTGCTACAGCGATCAGGACTTCCTCGCCAAACTGCATTGCGTTCGCCAGGCCTTCCAG GTGCTGCTGCTGGATGAAACACACAGGATGTTCTTCATGGATACAGGGAAGCAGATGATATTGGGACTCCTGGCCAAAGCCAACAAG AGTCCGAAGGCGTTTCTGGAGAGTTATGAAGACATGCTGCAGTACACAAAGAGAGAAGAGACGTGGCCCGTCACCAAGATGGAGCTGGAAGGCCGAGGG GTGGTCTGTATGAACTTCTTTGACATTGTGCTGGACTTTATCCTCATGGATGCGTTTGAAGATCTGGAAAGTCCTCCGACTTCAGTGGTCGCGGTTCTGAGGAACCGATGGCTCTCGGACAGTTTCAAAGAGACG GCATTGGCTACAGCCTGTTGGTCTGTGCTAAAAGCCAAAAGGAGATTGTTAATG GTTCCCGACGGTTTTATTGCACATTTCTATGCCATCTCTGAACACGTGAGTCCAATTTTGGCTTTCGGGTTTCTGGGCCCCCGACAGCACCTCAGTGAGGTGTGCACCGTATTCAAG CAACAGATTGTTCAGTATCTGAAGGACATGTTTGATCACGATAAGGTGCGTTTCACGTCCGTCCCGTCTCTGGCTGAAGACATCCTCAGTCTGTCCCACAGACGGGCGGAAATCCTGGTGGGCTACCTGGGCATTGACAGTCTACCTGAGACCAATGGAGCTTTACCCAAGAGCTCCTGCCAAGCCAACAGCGGGCATCCGGACGCCAGCGGACAGCAGGACTGA
- the st6galnac4 gene encoding alpha-N-acetyl-neuraminyl-2,3-beta-galactosyl-1,3-N-acetyl-galactosaminide alpha-2,6-sialyltransferase — MKSLRFHWICLLLLSVCLLLWYNHVIRSGLTMKTGLRGYVRVHPKTRSASYFLDFRCGRCAVVSSSGQMLGGARGQEIDGQDCVIRMNAAPTVGYEDDVGNRTSLRVVSHTSVPHLVRQQGYFFGREAETKYVIWGPEKNMREDGKGKIFNALVMLAKKYPQSHIYTVTREKVQYCDGVFQNETGKNRMKSGAFLSTGFFTMILALELCDSILVYGMIDGSYCSKANHSFVPYHYYEPSRLDECRMYHAHEHAKRGGHRFITEKLIYSRWASQGKLRFIYPSWSHQEHQHD, encoded by the exons ATGAAATCCCTG AGGTTTCACTGGATctgcctcctcctcctctctgtTTGTCTGTTGCTATGGTACAATCATGTGATAAGGTCTGGACTTACCATGAAAACAGGCCTGCGTGGTTATGTGAGGGTTCATCCCAAGACTCGCTCGGCTTCATAT TTCCTGGACTTCCGCTGTGGCCGCTGTGCCGTGGTGTCCAGTTCCGGGCAGATGCTGGGTGGTGCACGGGGTCAGGAGATCGACGGACAGGACTGTGTGATCCGGATGAACGCGGCACCCACCGTCGGGTACGAGGATGATGTGGGGAACAGGACCAGTCTGCGTGTGGTCTCTCACACCAGCGTGCCACACTTAGTACGGCAGCAGGGCTATTTCTTCGGGCGAGAAGCGGAAACTAAATACGTCATTTGGGGCCCTGAGAAAAACATGAGGGAGGATGGAAAGGGGAAAATCTTCAATGCACTAGTGATGCTGGCCAAGAAGTATCCACAATCACATATCTACACCGTCACCAGAGAAAAGGTCCAGTACTGCGACGGCGTCTTTCAAAACGAGACGGGCAAAAACAG GATGAAATCAGGAGCGTTTCTCAGTACAGGGTTTTTTACGATGATTTTGGCTCTGGAGTTGTGTGACAGTATTCTGGTTTATGGAATGATTGACGGCTCTTACTGCAG TAAGGCCAACCACTCGTTTGTGCCGTACCACTACTACGAGCCGTCGCGTCTGGATGAGTGCCGCATGTACCACGCTCACGAACACGCCAAGAGAGGCGGCCACCGCTTCATCACAGAGAAGCTCATTTACAGCCGCTGGGCGTCTCAGGGGAAACTACGCTTTATTTACCCATCCTGGTCACACCAGGAACATCAGCATGACTAG
- the miga2 gene encoding mitoguardin 2 isoform X2, whose protein sequence is MSIRSAEGVSIMQALAMTVAEIPVFLYSTFGQSIFSQLKLSPSLKKVLFATALGSVALALTAHQLKRRGRKRKQTVNKEAQKPVGIPEQLLRTSRPASLKRGPVPGRQMMSPSTRSNDTLSGVSSLAQSKHSSSSHSIASMRVPSSPNQSVNTGMPWEAEPVAEELGVGEDANAENLYLMGMELFEEALRKWELALNIRHRAHSCASGSDSPAPQGSELVEHHSPELHNHKFAEKLESLLHRAYHLQEDFGSTIPPDSLLADLGSSHPIQDDDAMTVTSDDSFFSAAELFETFSLEDTYHPLKPAALYEEALSLVKDGSVACRSLRTELLECYSDQDFLAKLHCVRQAFQVLLLDETHRMFFMDTGKQMILGLLAKANKSPKAFLESYEDMLQYTKREETWPVTKMELEGRGVVCMNFFDIVLDFILMDAFEDLESPPTSVVAVLRNRWLSDSFKETALATACWSVLKAKRRLLMVPDGFIAHFYAISEHVSPILAFGFLGPRQHLSEVCTVFKQQIVQYLKDMFDHDKVRFTSVPSLAEDILSLSHRRAEILVGYLGIDSLPETNGALPKSSCQANSGHPDASGQQD, encoded by the exons ATGTCAATCAGAAGCGCTGAGGGCGTGTCTATCATGCAGGCCTTAGCCATGACCGTGGCTGAGATACCTGTGTTCCTGTATTCCACCTTTGGACAG TCTATATTCTCTCAGCTGAAGTTGAGCCCTAGTCTGAAGAAGGTGCTGTTCGCCACGGCTCTGGGCAGCGTTGCTCTGGCACTGACCGCGCATCAGTTAAAGAGACGGGGCAGGAAGAGGAAGCAGACAGTCAATAAAGAAGCACAGAAACCCGTGGGCATCCCAGAACAGCTGCTCCGAACCAGCCGGCCAGCCTCGCTCAAGAGAG GTCCGGTTCCAGGGCGTCAGATGATGAGTCCCAGCACCCGCAGTAATGACACTCTCAGCGGCGTCTCGTCTCTCGCACAGAGCAAACACTCGAGCTCTTCACACAGCATCGCCTCT ATGCGAGTTCCCTCCTCTCCCAACCAATCAGTGAACACTGGGATGCCGTGGGAGGCGGAGCCAGTGGCAGAGGAGCTGGGAGTCGGAGAGGATGCCAATGCTGAGAACCTCTAtctcatgg GGATGGAGCTGTTTGAGGAAGCCCTGCGCAAGTGGGAACTGGCTTTAAACATCAGACACAGAGCTCATTCCTGTGCATCTGGGTCAGACAGTCCCGCCCCGCAAGGATCAGAACTCGTGGAGCACCATTCG CCTGAGCTTCACAATCATAAGTTTGCGGAGAAGCTTGAGTCTCTGCTGCACCGAGCCTATCACCTGCAGGAAGACTTCGGCAGCACCATACCGCCTGACAGCCTCCTCGCTGACCTGG GGAGTTCCCATCCCATCCAAGACGATGATGCCATGACAGTCACTTCAGACGACTCGTTTTTCTCTGCTGCTGAG CTGTTTGAGACGTTCTCTCTAGAGGACACGTATCATCCGCTGAAGCCGGCAGCTCTGTATGAAGAAGCCCTGAGTTTGGTGAAGGATGGAAGCGTGGCCTGCAGATCACTGAG AACCGAACTTCTGGAGTGCTACAGCGATCAGGACTTCCTCGCCAAACTGCATTGCGTTCGCCAGGCCTTCCAG GTGCTGCTGCTGGATGAAACACACAGGATGTTCTTCATGGATACAGGGAAGCAGATGATATTGGGACTCCTGGCCAAAGCCAACAAG AGTCCGAAGGCGTTTCTGGAGAGTTATGAAGACATGCTGCAGTACACAAAGAGAGAAGAGACGTGGCCCGTCACCAAGATGGAGCTGGAAGGCCGAGGG GTGGTCTGTATGAACTTCTTTGACATTGTGCTGGACTTTATCCTCATGGATGCGTTTGAAGATCTGGAAAGTCCTCCGACTTCAGTGGTCGCGGTTCTGAGGAACCGATGGCTCTCGGACAGTTTCAAAGAGACG GCATTGGCTACAGCCTGTTGGTCTGTGCTAAAAGCCAAAAGGAGATTGTTAATG GTTCCCGACGGTTTTATTGCACATTTCTATGCCATCTCTGAACACGTGAGTCCAATTTTGGCTTTCGGGTTTCTGGGCCCCCGACAGCACCTCAGTGAGGTGTGCACCGTATTCAAG CAACAGATTGTTCAGTATCTGAAGGACATGTTTGATCACGATAAGGTGCGTTTCACGTCCGTCCCGTCTCTGGCTGAAGACATCCTCAGTCTGTCCCACAGACGGGCGGAAATCCTGGTGGGCTACCTGGGCATTGACAGTCTACCTGAGACCAATGGAGCTTTACCCAAGAGCTCCTGCCAAGCCAACAGCGGGCATCCGGACGCCAGCGGACAGCAGGACTGA